The stretch of DNA tcctttcaacatatttttcttttagaggcaatttctacaaacaaatatctggaacaccaatgggttctcccctttcccctgtcattgctgacattttcatggaagcctttgagtctttagccctagaatcttaccccttaaaaccaaaagtctggttccgctacgttgatgatacatttatcatctggccccatggtcaacatgccctttctcccttcctagatcatcttaactcacaacatccgagtataaaattcacaatggaagtagaaaataatcggtcccttccctttctcgatgtgttagtcacctccaagcccaatggccgattaggtcactctgtttatagaaaaaagactcacacgaatcgttacctacatgcttcatcacaccaccatcctgcccaaaagaattctgtgatcaactctctcatccatcgggccatttcgatttctgaacctgacaaccttagagaagaacttggccatctgcaaaaaacccttgtcgccaacggttatttcaagtccacaattcaaaatattacacaccgacatctacatccccctttacaccctaggacgacaaattcagaatcttcgggtaatactcctgtggcttttcttccgtatattcgaagtgtcactgataggattggcaaaattcttcgcaaggaaggtatcaggactacttttcgaccacccaagaaaatctcacaatatctaccctctcctaaggacccattaccgcccctatcttcctgtggtgtctattctattccttgttcatgtggacaagtgtatattggcgaaactggtcgttccgtcaaaactcggattcaagagcatcaaagatgcattcgatcaggtcttttctcccattctgcagttgcagaacactgccaagaaaccggtcattccatattgttcgaaaaaactcatatcatttctaagagccccttcttttattccaggaaaatccgcgaatctctagagatccgaaaaaatccacataatatcaatcgagaggaaggatactacttgtctcccatctggaatcccagtctagagccgccgtccggtcccgctaccacgatgcagccacatgattggccagcgcgcgcttcttgacgttcgcgccacggagtgtgccgatccgtcccgacacgacaggtcaccacgactataaatagagcggtagcggagtaatcgtcggattcactccctgcctctcgacgcgttagtgttctgagctgttggacgtgaatccctgtcctggcatttggttttcacctctggctgcgttgagtagttgagttactgtgaccaaatgcccatcttggtagttagtattcgcctctggttgcgttgagtaactgagttaccgttgctaactacccatcttcttgtcttttgtttcttttcttttttgttctcctgaagaagctacatacaattgtagcgaaacgtcgagatgaacccacttttgggtcactcacaaatgacacggtccaaacccggaagacgaataaactataattgtTGTTTAGTTGTTgtatttaacaaatttaacagTAAGGAATGAAATGATTCGTTactcctgtctctagttcttcctctccattctctgactcctgccctttagaggtcttcttcaacttcttgcagccactttgatctcggtcttccttctttcttcctcctggattccattctatcattacgtatgtcactgcctcatcgcctgctcgccctatgtgacctaaccatctaactctgcattgctttattttagttacgatgtcttccttaagttcttccttaatctctgcatttgttctgcttctatattcattttgctctgttctgattggtcctagtatggttctcataatctttctctttcctattcttaagtcttttttaaccatcgtcattgtttctcctgcatataataatattggcctaattatggtgttataaatgctcatccTACTTTTCTTAATcagttttgcttttaagtaatcttttgtttgcaaaataagctttattcgctgctaatattttttcttttatttctgacttcctttctccggatttgcttattgtaactcctaggtatttgaagtattctacttcaaACTCaaaacttcctattttgattttttcttttattggttttttccctaatcttaatatttttgtcttttcttgatttaatcttagccccattgcctcccctttctctcttatttcttctagcatttctttcattatttttctgttctttgcaataatagcaatatcgtctgcatatgcaattatttgatcACCttttgttctgagatttcctttatttatatttcgtagtacatattctaatgctagattaaataacGTTTTTGATAAGTCATCTCcctgtttcatccctttatttatactgaattcctctgtctctcctctttgtgtctttatgcttatttttgtagttctcattgtcatttctattaattttatgagtttatgtggaatttttaattttttaagtgctatcttTAATCCGTTCCTTTCAATTGAATCAAAtacctgtttgaagtctatgaataacatttccaattctaatttatactcgtttgctttttccattatttgtttcaTTGTgcgtattgcatctattgtagatcttccttctgtgaatccacattggtactgtcctactgtcttctttgtgatctttgataacctcttttttattattgatgtcaatattttatatgttgtatttagtaacgttattcctctataattttcacagatttgttggtctccctttttatgtactgttatgatctgccctacctcccaatcccctggcattttctcttctttccatatatttttcaatagtgccagtgtttttcctcttagttcccttcctCCGTATTTTCTTAGGtccatattaattccatctttaccaggggcttttccatttttgcttctctgtattacttcatccaattcctataatgttggttcttttaaaatttcgatgtctacttcatctgcttcttcttcgtgcaccgtttcctcctcgttatgcatttcttcttctgttgttacctccgtcaagagctctctgtagtaatctctccatacttgcttgtattcttggtcctctattatcactgttccctctctattttttattccgtttgttttgcccttgtattttttgttttgttctttaacctttttataaaaacttttcgtatttctgtttgttctttcctgtTCTATTTCctgaatttttttttctacccattttcttttattttgtcttatcactttcttagcattccttcttaatttttcatattcttctctgtcttcctctttatctgttcttagccattcatttctggcttgcactttttttcctgttTCTCTACATTCTTAGTTATAccatccgttttttgttttagcctgacttttacctatctgcatatttgcatcttcttcgattaatttttttgatcgtctcccattctgtgtttatatcttctgctttatatttctcttttatttgaactgttactgcctctttatatttttttcttacttcttcattactcattttattgacattccactttttatgttggtttttttgttttgtttcaattttaactttttgtcttatagtggctgtgatCATGTAGTGGTCTTAATCTGCACACGCACGTCTGAatgttcttacatcttttattggcgattgttttcgtttattaatcattatgagatcaatttgactatatgttttctgatctggtgacctccatgttaccttatgtattttagggtgttcaaattttgttgagccTATTAACAAAACACAGTATTATAGTTACTTAATAAACATACATAAtcacttattataaaaataaaatgacatttaCTAGACgccatttactttttttataacttttttaaatcaACTGCCACGAgccagtttttttatatttctatgtAATATTGATTgattcttttccgatattttagATCGATTATCCAAACATTAGAAGGTAAATTACTTCGCTGGTATCCGTTTGATGTGGTAAATGAATGCGGGCGAAAAATTAATCCAGTAGAAATTCCTGTGGAAAATATTATAGACAGAAAAATATGGACAGGCATAAACATGTGTCCGGTAACAATAAGCTGGAATCCATACGCCATATTTATGTGGGATCCTTTAAGCAAAAAGTATCCTGGCGTTGTTTTCTTGGTAGTGAATCTGATTGCTAAGGTGATGAATTTTACTCCTGTTTATCTGAAAAGTAATCCAAATTTTTTGGCTGAGTAAGTTTTCATTTATATTGACggaacaaaattataaaaacaaatcaaagaaaaggtagaaagtttaaataattttaaaaatttttaggtATTTTCAAACAGGAACTTATAAAACAGCCGAAAAAATAGTCGAAGAAAGGCACGTCGACCTATTTTTATATGCAGCTGACAATCATTCGTTTATTCGCCTAAATAATCTTAACACTTTAGTTCAAGACGTATCCTTTTATTATTTAACGCATAGCTCAAACCATTTTAGCATCaatttcttttttaactttttcaaaAGAAGATTTCTAATAGCACTAATGATTATTGCCACAATTATAATCATTTTATGGAAAGTATCAACTAGAGATAGTTTTGTAAACTCAATATTTAACATATACAGAATAAATTTTCAGTCCAGCATTACAAGATTGACAAATCGCATGTCTGCTAGAATGGTATTTTCGTGTTGTTTGTTATTCGCATTTTTTGTCAATGCTAAGTACAATAGTTACTTAAGCAGCACCTTTGCTTCACCTGGAAGGGTGAAAGTATTGGGATCTGTCAATCAGTTTCAGATGTGTAAGTATTTTCAGATGTGTAagtgttttcaaaaaatataagttttctttataatttttgttataattgTTTGTACGATtccaaaaagtttaaatattgcaaaaatacAAAGAGATTCATAATACATTTGAGTTCGGCGtaaatacacttctccaagaaattaacgcacccttcaataaatcaattttatctGTAAACAGGCagagaataataaataaaattttattagatttattctacattttattagtaattataacaatttgtctaatcatcagaaaatgttgaagtacaggagaacaaaaaaataaaacggaaaattctaaaaaaataacgataagaaaagtaaactaaaatatgaaaaaagtcttaataatgagtgttttcatctctactacgtataacaacCTTAcgtcgttggcccatacttaaaattatttgccgtgtttcattttggtctagttctctccaaatctggatcagtctctctcccacttcctgtaagttgtttggttggatcggtgtcgctcttaatcgcctaccaaggatatcccagagattttcaatcggatttaaatccggactatgtgctggctaatccatagtgttaatttctacctcttctagataatttctgacgatctgtgcagcgtgaggtctggcattatcttgcattagtaagatattttcaccgatataaggagcgaatggtactagatgttactccaggatctccaatatgtaccttccagctgtaacagttccattttgtatgaccactaggtccgtacgtgcggtcaaagaaataccaccccacaccataacggatcctccaccaaaaaatgtggtgtgtgagaagttacactgagcatatcgttcgttgggtcgtcgcaacacacgaacacgtctctcgttattgtacaaacaaaatcgggatgcatcagtaaatagcactcgttcccagtcagtctctaaccaattaacgttttctctggcaaaatgtagtctcccccttcgatgctctgtaCTTAATAAATgtgggcggcaatcctaggtgttaagttgtattccctaagacgctggcgaacagtttcagtattaatttgtatagcatgcacgtctcgtaacttaatttgtagacttcgatgggTTACAAAAAGTTGTCGAAGAgcaaaaattcttaaaaatcgatcttgaataggggtagttacccggtttcgtacttgccctggtctgcgagtatgattctctgtttcgaggaatctttttAACACCCGTGAGACGAATGTGTGGGgtacattaaaccgacgaccaattcttcggtaactccaaccttctttcGACaatatcactgcttgggcacattcatcttgggttaaattacgtgattgacgttccataataaacacaattaacaataatcaacaattaaacagtagccgaataaaattcgcgaacacttggaaattattatatttatagaattagtgcatttttgcttctttttgttttgttgcaaaaaaactacagcgataaaacacagtcaataaatatagagtgtacgaatagcatatacaagggacttgcaaaatataacattacaatggaaatttttattaacgctactaaaatattttaatatttcaaagtggtgcgttaatttcttggagaagtgtatatagcAGAGATCGAGATCTCGGGTACTTTTAAACATTGTTCTGATGAACTGGGTAATATGTCGCTACCATCAACGTTTATAACAAGTGGTTTAAAATGTGTTTCAATTACATTTTTCAGCCGCCACATTTCCTTTTCTACTTTCTCTTGAACATGTAAAATGAGGTTCTTCCATATTTCTGGTATAATTGATGAAATTGAATCATAAAATAGATTTATGGCATCTGAGAATTTGAAGGTGGTGTTTTTTTTACCATCATTTTTAATATTTGTCCAGATGAGTTCTATGAGGTTTAATCCACAGTGATACGGAGGAAGTCTCAATATCagtttattttgggtttttgccatttcatcaattacgtatttatcataaaaaattttatattatatttttggaaCGGAGCCAATCctgaatattgtttttttttaaatgcacttgttaacattttctttattttacgaGAATGGTACGGTGCGTTGTTAACGCACAATGGTAGATTTATCTTCTCATATTGGTCAGACATTAAAAATTTTCACCAATTTTCAAAAGATTGATATGTCTATGGATCTGAGCATCTCTTTATGGTAATCACCATACTTATTCGACTCAAGTGCCCAGGGGGGATTGGCAACAAACTCATTCCCGCTGCTAATGTTATAGAtaatcttttaaataataaaataagtcttttaccttttgctaaaaatttaaagtatttgtAAGCTTTAAGATTTGAAATATATAGAATGTAATAAATTACTTAAAGGATTTTTTAATCCCGTTGTTAATTTATCCAAAAAAGCTTGTTTAGGGTATTTGACTGTAGTGTCTATCCATATTCTAGATTTTGTATGCCCAGCGTTTAACCATGTCTCATCCAGATAATAAATTTTGAACTTCTCTCCTCTATAATTCCTTATCTGTTGAATATATTCTCGTCGCCACACCACAATGTCGTCTCTATAAAATGAAAGGGCGTTTTTTTCCCTGCGTTGATATtgaaaattagtttttttaatatattataaaatgtgGTTTCCGCCAAATCTAGCAAATCTGGATCATCGATCACCTTTAAAACCATATCCACGGTGGGTCTTTTGTTTCTCATAAAAAAATTTCCTTAATCACCGTAAATACACTTCGATCACAAACTACAACTTTACTTGCCACAATATCTCCAACCATTAACccgaaatttttttattgtttcttatttaaatacatttcaaattatttcttttactttagcGCTAAGAAAATTTCTTGTAGTACGTTTTCGGCAAGGACTCCATGTATTTTCAACTAATTTATTAGCTGAATCAGTGGGCGACATTTTTGTTTTCAACAACAGTAATCACgtatacaataaaatttaaagtcattactatttaaatttgaataagccacaattaaaggttaaagtacgtttattgacgtttcaattttcacttcggaaatcgttctcaaaatacaaaataatgtttgtattttgagaacgatttccaaagtggaaattgaaacgtcaataaacgtactttaacctttaattgtggcttattcccatttaaatagtaattactttaacatgccacgagaaaatagcttcagaacaaaatttaaagtcgttatacatataaaaataaatactatGTAGTTTTAAAGCGCACTACAAATAATTAATATTAGTTTAATATTAACAACATAAACATAAATTGTCCTCTAACCCGTGTcctcaaaatagaaaaaaaaataagtcacCAATTGGCAGAAGAAGTGTCGGGCGACCACCAAAAGATGGAGTCACAGCCTTaaatagaggtattaatcctccaatgaacaagcaaaattgcttataaaaaaaaagaagtagaagaagtatatattactaaaaattaaactaaaatggatttagaaaatgaaaatgaaatggatttagaaaattaaatgtctttaactccaccagaagttAAAGAAGAAACTTGTGATTCCACTGAAAGAGGAAGTCAGCAATAAGAGTATACCAACATTAATGAGTTAATAGAAAATCAGAGATATAGCATCTATAATTGACTACCTAAGCACATGAAGATCAGGTTTTTATATCAATCAGAGGGTAAAACAACACTCAGAATTTCACGCAAAATATTGCTATTTACTTAAAAGATCGTAGCAAAGTAAGTCATCTGTCAAATTGAAACTATTGTCAACCTATCGCTCCGTGCAgttcatcgagcaaaaagacaaaagagggaatgtaaaggtagtgggggcaaaaatattgttagacaggaagtgccatcttgagaggccaaattaaacaaggaaagagagtctttccttgtttaagaaatcaaatttagttgggttatgttattatttgtctcaactgtcacatgaaatcttatttatattgaagttttttaacaattgtttcacattttagactgttatcgttaatatttaattaaaattttctcgtctaagacacattctgaaaactattttatagctactgttaataagtgtcggaaaatttaaatttggcgcattcgcatttccggatatgtccgccatcagaggccacttttttggtcgccttttcataacgattagattccctcttttgtctttttgc from Diabrotica undecimpunctata isolate CICGRU chromosome 4, icDiaUnde3, whole genome shotgun sequence encodes:
- the LOC140438515 gene encoding uncharacterized protein, whose amino-acid sequence is MCPVTISWNPYAIFMWDPLSKKYPGVVFLVVNLIAKVMNFTPVYLKSNPNFLAEYFQTGTYKTAEKIVEERHVDLFLYAADNHSFIRLNNLNTLVQDVSFYYLTHSSNHFSINFFFNFFKRRFLIALMIIATIIIILWKVSTRDSFVNSIFNIYRINFQSSITRLTNRMSARMVFSCCLLFAFFVNAKYNSYLSSTFASPGRVKVLGSVNQFQMFKNNKQNEVERFLYFTGYNNSLARTTNNMWLIMDHDTISYRDINKYIENNIPISYIQIQQNTDLKKVEKFEMSTEEQMTGIKYKVASRKGFPFTEIMNYWIEVIHQSGLLKKWKIEQAIPLKKVIVENPSALFIHHLKIVYLLGAFYILNVGYIISALVFIIEVYALKY